A region from the Verrucomicrobiota bacterium genome encodes:
- a CDS encoding glycosyltransferase family 39 protein codes for MQPVHEWIYQLDEGRVGRWLKYALVAAVLCIVPVFFNLRVYRGFSQPEAMDQAQVARNLAERRGFSTLFIRPFALQLLTDKAQRDKRMPVPVSRTNSPAANLHPLYWPAQLPDISNAPGYPLLLAACFKLPVIQRQFSIPANGVRFRPDFVINALNQGLFFLAVILVFLLARWLFNAQVAWWSATLFLLTDVFWQFSISGLCTLWLMVLMLGMVVCLVGLERCLAADERTGGRQWAWSIVLGILLGLCGLSRYALLCLAIPIAVYVLVGPWRRKLWLCAVILAVSAALVLPWLARNYRLSGTAFGTVSYAVQQGTWSVPDSRLQRSLQPNLAAISAATLVDKLRDNLSVILVREMPLLGTGWAGLLFWLTVLFPMASETHRRLRNLCLGGILLLAVVEALGQDHPASVQSAIAPDNLLVLWYPLAMVFGVALFFKLLGEYRHELREYRGLLFLGLLGVTSLPLLACLYGARGSGQEEPRVSPVILQRFARWMKPA; via the coding sequence ATGCAACCCGTTCACGAATGGATTTACCAACTGGATGAAGGCCGGGTGGGACGGTGGCTGAAGTACGCGTTGGTCGCGGCAGTGCTCTGCATTGTCCCGGTCTTCTTTAACCTGCGCGTTTACCGAGGTTTCAGCCAACCGGAAGCCATGGACCAGGCCCAAGTGGCGCGCAACCTCGCGGAGCGGAGGGGCTTTAGCACCCTGTTCATCCGCCCGTTTGCGCTGCAATTGCTGACGGACAAGGCCCAGCGCGATAAACGGATGCCGGTGCCGGTTAGCCGCACGAATTCGCCCGCCGCCAACTTGCACCCGCTCTATTGGCCGGCGCAATTGCCCGACATTAGCAACGCTCCCGGGTACCCGTTGTTACTGGCGGCCTGTTTCAAGCTGCCCGTGATTCAACGCCAATTCTCCATTCCCGCAAACGGGGTTAGGTTTCGTCCGGATTTCGTGATCAACGCGTTGAATCAAGGGCTGTTTTTCCTGGCGGTGATTTTGGTGTTTCTGCTGGCCCGCTGGTTGTTTAACGCCCAGGTGGCTTGGTGGTCGGCGACCCTATTTTTGCTGACGGACGTCTTCTGGCAGTTCAGCATTTCCGGGCTTTGCACGCTTTGGCTGATGGTTTTGATGCTTGGCATGGTGGTGTGCCTGGTTGGGCTCGAACGTTGTCTGGCCGCCGATGAGCGTACAGGTGGCCGCCAGTGGGCCTGGAGCATCGTGCTGGGCATCCTGCTTGGGTTATGCGGATTGTCGCGCTATGCGTTACTCTGCCTGGCGATTCCCATCGCGGTGTATGTGCTGGTTGGGCCATGGCGGCGGAAGCTCTGGCTTTGTGCCGTCATCCTGGCGGTTTCAGCCGCGCTGGTGCTGCCTTGGCTGGCGCGCAATTATCGTCTTTCCGGAACTGCTTTTGGCACGGTCAGCTATGCGGTGCAGCAGGGTACCTGGTCGGTGCCTGACAGTCGTTTGCAACGGTCGTTACAGCCCAACCTGGCCGCGATTTCCGCTGCCACTTTGGTGGATAAATTGCGGGATAATCTCAGTGTCATCCTCGTCAGGGAAATGCCGTTGCTGGGCACCGGTTGGGCCGGATTGCTCTTCTGGCTCACCGTGCTGTTTCCCATGGCTTCGGAGACGCATCGTCGTCTGCGCAATTTGTGTTTGGGCGGGATTCTGCTCCTCGCAGTGGTGGAGGCGCTGGGCCAGGATCATCCCGCGTCCGTTCAATCCGCCATCGCGCCGGACAACCTGTTGGTGCTTTGGTATCCGCTGGCCATGGTTTTTGGGGTGGCCTTGTTTTTTAAATTGCTGGGGGAATACCGCCACGAACTTCGGGAATATCGCGGGCT
- a CDS encoding heavy metal translocating P-type ATPase: protein MSKTSTSACPITEPGKHCIIQLVTEAMREEPAIEAVKIDPGHQAISVATLGKANDAQIEHWLNEQFHKMQDQTAEQCCALLGEKHSCNECNPEVDPKQRARITVQYASGTTTVARQTCPTAPHFWRWRQIPFPKLVPRQVHLPEDASEEDEWKGQLVAASLCGVFGLIAFFVGGPASILWYALSFLAGSWFAAQEVREGLEEGTLDVHFLMLAVAFGSASIGAWAEGATLLFLFSFSGALEHYAMGRTQREIRSLFKNAPKTAILLDAAGNEQSVPVDSLQAGMRLLVKPGEQFPVDAEVVKGKTSSDESNLTGEATPVDKTVGDGVLAGTINLWGSVEVTVLRPASQSALQKIITLIHEAQHLKAPSQRFTDRFGTKYTYAILGLSLAMFFVWWLGFGHTPFKSTELDRSAFYRTMTLLVVASPCALVLSIPSAVLAAIAWSAKRGILFRGGAAVENLASIQVVAMDKTGTLTTGELQVDRVESFPPGREREVAQLAFSLERLSTHPLARAITRHGKHEQLSALELEQFESVTGLGLKAQYQGQWVRLGRREWVADGPNVAVLAKAPPTEAGYAEVWIEHGQLVGRVLMRDDIRPAAREVVEKLRALGLKTVMLTGDHQASADKLQKELALDEVRAGLKPEQKVDAVAGFSKAGQKVAMIGDGVNDAPSLAAADVGVAMGARGSDAALEQAEVVLMHDRLENFLTAFQLSQRARQVIRQNVAISLGTVVVLVGCALFGTIPLTVGVIGHEGSTVLVVMNSLRLLMTRGPAALKAA, encoded by the coding sequence ATGAGCAAAACCAGCACTTCAGCCTGCCCGATCACAGAACCAGGCAAGCATTGCATCATCCAGCTCGTCACTGAGGCGATGCGGGAGGAGCCAGCCATTGAAGCCGTGAAGATTGATCCGGGGCACCAGGCGATTTCCGTGGCCACCTTGGGGAAGGCGAATGATGCCCAGATTGAGCACTGGCTCAACGAGCAATTCCATAAAATGCAGGACCAGACGGCGGAGCAATGTTGCGCGCTGTTGGGAGAGAAACATTCCTGCAATGAATGTAATCCGGAGGTGGACCCCAAGCAACGCGCCCGCATCACTGTCCAATACGCGTCGGGGACCACTACAGTCGCCCGACAAACCTGCCCCACGGCCCCGCACTTTTGGCGCTGGCGGCAGATTCCTTTTCCCAAACTGGTGCCGCGCCAGGTGCATTTGCCGGAGGATGCGAGTGAAGAGGATGAATGGAAGGGGCAATTGGTGGCCGCCTCGCTTTGCGGGGTGTTCGGGTTGATCGCGTTTTTTGTCGGTGGCCCAGCCAGTATTCTTTGGTACGCGCTTTCGTTTCTGGCCGGTAGCTGGTTCGCCGCGCAGGAAGTCCGCGAGGGGCTGGAAGAGGGAACCCTGGACGTTCACTTCCTGATGTTGGCGGTGGCTTTTGGCAGCGCCAGCATTGGCGCATGGGCGGAAGGCGCCACCTTGCTGTTTCTGTTTTCCTTCTCCGGTGCGCTGGAGCATTACGCCATGGGGCGTACCCAGCGGGAAATTCGTTCGCTTTTCAAAAACGCGCCCAAGACGGCCATCTTGCTCGATGCCGCCGGGAACGAACAATCCGTGCCCGTGGATTCCCTCCAAGCCGGAATGCGGCTGCTGGTCAAACCAGGCGAACAATTCCCGGTGGATGCTGAAGTGGTGAAAGGAAAAACCTCCAGCGACGAATCGAACCTGACCGGAGAAGCCACGCCGGTGGATAAAACGGTGGGCGATGGGGTGTTGGCGGGTACGATTAATTTATGGGGTTCGGTCGAGGTGACCGTGCTGCGACCGGCCAGCCAGAGTGCGCTTCAAAAAATCATTACCCTCATTCACGAGGCGCAACATCTCAAGGCCCCCTCGCAACGGTTCACCGACCGCTTTGGCACCAAGTACACCTACGCCATCCTCGGTCTATCGCTGGCGATGTTCTTTGTCTGGTGGCTGGGCTTCGGTCATACCCCATTCAAGTCCACCGAGCTGGATCGCAGCGCATTTTATCGCACCATGACGCTGTTGGTGGTGGCGTCTCCCTGCGCTCTGGTGCTTTCCATTCCCTCGGCCGTGCTGGCTGCGATTGCCTGGTCGGCCAAGCGCGGTATTCTGTTCCGAGGCGGGGCGGCGGTTGAAAATCTCGCTTCCATTCAAGTGGTGGCCATGGATAAAACCGGCACGTTGACCACCGGTGAACTGCAGGTGGATCGCGTGGAAAGCTTTCCGCCTGGACGCGAGCGCGAGGTGGCGCAACTGGCCTTTTCGCTCGAACGCCTCTCCACCCACCCGCTGGCCCGCGCCATCACGCGCCATGGCAAACATGAGCAACTCAGTGCGCTGGAACTGGAGCAGTTTGAATCGGTCACCGGCTTGGGACTCAAAGCGCAATATCAAGGGCAGTGGGTACGCCTGGGACGGCGTGAATGGGTGGCCGATGGCCCCAATGTTGCCGTATTGGCGAAAGCACCGCCCACCGAGGCCGGCTACGCCGAGGTATGGATCGAGCATGGCCAACTGGTGGGGCGGGTCCTGATGCGCGACGACATTCGGCCTGCCGCCCGTGAGGTGGTGGAAAAATTGCGTGCCTTGGGATTGAAAACGGTGATGCTCACCGGGGATCACCAGGCCTCCGCCGATAAATTGCAGAAAGAACTCGCGTTGGATGAGGTGCGTGCCGGTCTTAAGCCTGAACAGAAGGTGGACGCCGTGGCCGGTTTCTCGAAGGCCGGACAAAAAGTGGCCATGATCGGTGATGGCGTGAACGATGCGCCGAGTCTGGCGGCGGCGGATGTGGGCGTGGCCATGGGCGCGCGCGGCTCGGATGCGGCGCTGGAACAAGCCGAGGTGGTGCTGATGCATGATCGCCTCGAGAATTTCCTTACCGCGTTTCAACTCAGCCAGCGGGCTCGGCAAGTCATCCGGCAAAACGTGGCGATCTCTTTGGGTACCGTGGTGGTGCTGGTGGGTTGCGCGTTGTTCGGCACCATTCCCTTGACCGTGGGTGTGATCGGCCACGAAGGCAGCACGGTACTGGTGGTGATGAACAGTCTCCGGTTGTTGATGACGCGTGGCCCGGCGGCACTCAAGGCCGCCTGA
- a CDS encoding immunoglobulin domain-containing protein — MRVSRLLALAGSAASFSAAAFPYQDTDLLLVFRKDGVAYNDVTYNLGNVSNYFGLPAGSSIPVTNWDASLAKASYNNNLSGVKFIVMAISPSFDTINLRRTWITVGDSNAVPKNVRPSAQAVQSGNIGGVGVALNGLDQSATPSYVIANSDGSSYTYICSGGGTGDLASQNGSFPYSVEQAIPGTSRFFEIKAVNDGANATQIGSLSMALDGTLTFIVGGGGAVAPAISTPPQSQVAKVGSNISFTVTATGTAPLSYQWRFYGTNLAGQTAGTLSLNNVQAIQAGGYSVIVANSAGSVTSAVATLTVVQPPSFSSQPTNQTVIAGNNVTFSVTAVGDQPLFYQWYGLGSLLTQATNATLALSNVQPAQAGSYYVVITNASGSVTSSVATLMIALPPAIIGQPTNQSANVGSTLTLTVTATGTAPLFYQWLRNGSPVGANNFSLTLNNAQVGDAGSYSVVVTNAYGSATSAVAVITIIPPVAPAFTVQPTNQSVLLGSNVSFTAAASGTAPIAYVWRLNGASLPGATNLVLALTNIQSGNAGNYTIIASNVAGIATSAVATLSVLLPPTITANPTNQVVQVGSTAGFHLVASGTAPLSYRWFTNGTAIGNATNADLSLTNVQLAEAGNYYAVVTNAYGSATSAVATLTVTLPQQPPLITGQPSNKTANAGATVTLTASAVGTDPLFYQWLHNGSPVGANNLSLTLNNAQVGDAGSYSVVVTNAYGSATSAVAVVTIQTAPTFTVQPTNQSALVGTTISFTAAAAGTAPISYFWRQNGASLAGATNSVLSLANIQGSNAGDYTIIASNVVGVTTSLVATLTALYPPTIASSPTNQMVLAGGTALFHVGATGTGPLSYQWFKNSSAIGNATNGDLSLINVQATEVGGYYAVVTNAYGSATSLVAALTVVFPPAITVNPTNETVFSGVNVGFFVAGTGTAPLTYQWYRNGTLLTNATSAILAFNNVQVASAGNYVAVLQNPYGSATSAVATLTVNIADSNGPVITVTSAVTTSNRIYSLAGTVTDASRGNNGVAHVAVNGVLLTNVSGVDGAGVSWSRTITLVQGTNKLTVAAADTLNNWTTNQFSVVFVPAEKIRPTLTITAPKTPTLSNQVVVAGTATDAKGVAEVWCRFNSNQWVLAVGTTKWSILLTPPAATNFLNAYAVDTSGNYSTTQTVKFVKIASALLVVNQTGTGTVTPNLNNNVLEAGTKDYTMKAKPGTGYLFSNWVAQVSGVTLWTTNKVDVKFRMMSNLVLTANFVPNRFIPMKGDYLGMFAPTNDASVDWTNAGAVKLSLTDQGTFTAQLMYQGKVYPWAGAFDLSGQYSNVISRGKESALPVQIQLQTGALSIDGFIGLGNGVNVPLWADGKLVAKNTPFKGTYTLQPTNDLGVLTVKVLATGAATLSGKLADKTVVNQASSITTNGVLVIYQSLYLNKGMLLGWIQCQTNGDGELHWQKPAPQPDPQGFKRSVIVTVR; from the coding sequence ATGAGAGTATCCCGGTTGCTGGCGCTGGCCGGCAGTGCGGCGTCCTTTTCTGCCGCCGCGTTTCCTTATCAGGACACCGACCTGTTGTTGGTCTTCCGCAAAGACGGGGTTGCGTATAACGATGTCACTTATAATCTGGGCAATGTCAGCAACTACTTTGGCTTACCGGCGGGCTCCTCAATTCCCGTCACCAATTGGGATGCCTCGCTCGCCAAAGCAAGTTACAATAATAATTTGTCGGGAGTGAAGTTTATCGTGATGGCGATCAGCCCTTCGTTCGATACGATCAATTTGCGCCGCACTTGGATTACCGTGGGTGACTCCAATGCCGTACCGAAAAATGTTCGCCCGTCGGCACAAGCTGTGCAGTCCGGGAACATTGGTGGCGTTGGTGTTGCGCTAAACGGGTTGGATCAGTCGGCCACCCCGTCGTACGTCATTGCCAATTCGGATGGGAGTTCGTACACCTACATTTGTTCTGGCGGTGGCACGGGGGATCTGGCCTCTCAGAATGGTTCTTTCCCCTATTCCGTGGAGCAGGCTATTCCGGGCACGTCCCGTTTCTTTGAAATCAAGGCGGTCAATGACGGTGCTAACGCCACTCAGATCGGCAGTTTAAGCATGGCGTTGGATGGCACGTTGACGTTTATTGTTGGCGGCGGTGGTGCGGTTGCGCCAGCCATCAGCACTCCCCCACAAAGCCAGGTGGCCAAGGTTGGTAGCAATATCTCGTTTACGGTGACCGCGACGGGTACCGCGCCGCTGAGTTACCAGTGGCGTTTCTACGGCACCAATTTGGCAGGTCAGACTGCGGGCACGTTATCTCTGAATAACGTTCAAGCGATACAAGCGGGCGGCTATTCGGTCATCGTTGCCAATAGCGCCGGGTCGGTCACCAGTGCGGTTGCCACGCTCACGGTTGTGCAGCCTCCTTCTTTTAGCAGTCAGCCTACGAATCAAACTGTTATTGCTGGAAATAACGTTACTTTTAGCGTGACGGCTGTCGGCGACCAACCACTGTTTTATCAATGGTACGGGCTGGGTAGCCTGCTAACTCAGGCCACCAACGCCACGCTTGCGCTGAGTAATGTGCAACCAGCTCAGGCGGGGTCCTATTACGTGGTGATTACCAATGCCTCAGGTTCGGTCACCAGTTCGGTGGCGACGCTCATGATCGCACTGCCGCCCGCGATTATCGGCCAGCCGACCAATCAGTCCGCGAATGTCGGTTCTACCCTTACGCTGACGGTCACCGCAACCGGAACGGCTCCGCTGTTTTATCAGTGGTTGCGTAATGGCAGCCCGGTGGGGGCCAATAACTTTAGCCTGACGCTGAACAACGCGCAGGTTGGCGATGCCGGTTCCTATTCCGTGGTGGTGACGAATGCCTACGGTTCAGCCACCAGTGCAGTGGCAGTGATTACCATCATTCCACCCGTGGCGCCAGCATTCACCGTTCAGCCCACCAACCAGTCGGTGCTGTTGGGAAGCAACGTCAGTTTCACGGCTGCCGCTTCGGGAACGGCACCCATCGCGTACGTGTGGCGTCTGAATGGCGCGAGCCTCCCGGGAGCGACCAATTTGGTGCTGGCGCTGACCAACATTCAGAGCGGGAATGCCGGTAATTATACGATTATTGCGTCCAATGTTGCGGGTATCGCGACCAGTGCGGTGGCGACGTTGTCCGTGTTATTGCCGCCGACGATCACCGCCAATCCGACCAATCAGGTGGTGCAAGTTGGGAGCACGGCTGGTTTCCATCTGGTTGCCTCTGGTACCGCCCCGCTATCCTATCGCTGGTTTACCAATGGCACCGCCATTGGGAACGCAACCAACGCGGATTTATCCCTGACCAATGTTCAACTTGCCGAAGCGGGTAACTATTATGCGGTCGTCACCAACGCTTATGGCTCGGCCACCAGTGCGGTTGCCACCCTCACAGTCACGTTGCCGCAGCAGCCGCCTTTGATTACCGGGCAGCCGTCCAACAAGACCGCGAATGCTGGTGCTACTGTTACGCTGACGGCCAGCGCCGTCGGGACGGATCCGTTGTTTTATCAGTGGTTGCACAATGGCAGTCCGGTGGGTGCCAACAACCTTAGCCTGACGCTGAACAATGCGCAGGTTGGCGATGCCGGTTCCTATTCTGTGGTGGTGACGAATGCCTACGGTTCGGCCACCAGTGCGGTGGCAGTCGTTACCATCCAAACCGCGCCAACGTTTACAGTTCAACCCACCAATCAGTCGGCCTTGGTCGGGACAACCATCAGTTTCACGGCTGCCGCCGCTGGAACTGCGCCGATCTCGTACTTCTGGCGTCAGAATGGTGCCAGCCTGGCTGGAGCGACTAATTCGGTGCTGTCCCTGGCTAATATTCAGGGCAGTAACGCCGGCGATTATACGATTATCGCGTCCAACGTGGTCGGCGTCACGACCAGCTTGGTCGCCACGCTAACCGCATTGTACCCGCCGACCATCGCTTCAAGCCCGACTAACCAGATGGTGCTGGCTGGTGGCACGGCGCTGTTCCATGTGGGTGCCACGGGCACCGGTCCCTTGTCCTATCAGTGGTTTAAAAACAGCTCGGCCATCGGGAACGCAACCAATGGCGATTTATCCCTGATCAATGTTCAAGCCACTGAGGTGGGTGGCTATTACGCGGTGGTCACCAACGCTTACGGCTCGGCTACGAGCTTGGTGGCCGCATTAACGGTGGTATTTCCGCCGGCCATCACGGTAAATCCCACCAACGAAACAGTGTTTTCGGGGGTCAATGTTGGCTTCTTTGTGGCGGGTACCGGCACGGCCCCGCTGACCTACCAATGGTATCGAAATGGGACGCTTTTAACCAATGCGACAAGCGCGATTTTGGCATTTAATAACGTACAGGTTGCTTCAGCGGGCAATTATGTGGCGGTTCTGCAAAATCCTTACGGCTCGGCCACCAGCGCTGTGGCCACCTTGACGGTCAATATCGCTGATTCCAACGGCCCGGTGATTACGGTTACGAGCGCGGTTACTACGAGCAACCGCATTTATTCCCTTGCGGGCACGGTGACGGATGCGAGCCGGGGGAACAATGGGGTGGCGCACGTCGCAGTGAATGGGGTACTGCTGACCAATGTCAGCGGCGTGGATGGTGCCGGTGTGTCATGGAGCCGCACGATAACGTTGGTTCAAGGGACCAACAAATTAACCGTCGCTGCCGCCGATACCTTGAACAATTGGACCACCAACCAATTCAGTGTGGTCTTTGTGCCGGCGGAAAAAATCCGGCCGACCCTGACGATCACCGCGCCGAAGACCCCGACGTTGTCCAATCAGGTAGTGGTGGCGGGTACGGCCACGGACGCCAAAGGCGTGGCGGAAGTTTGGTGCCGGTTCAACAGTAACCAATGGGTGTTGGCGGTGGGTACCACTAAGTGGAGCATCCTCCTCACTCCGCCGGCGGCCACCAACTTCCTGAATGCCTATGCGGTGGACACCTCGGGGAATTATTCCACGACCCAAACCGTCAAGTTTGTTAAAATCGCCTCGGCACTTTTGGTGGTGAACCAGACCGGTACCGGCACAGTGACGCCAAATCTGAACAACAATGTGCTGGAAGCTGGCACCAAAGATTACACCATGAAAGCCAAACCGGGGACGGGCTACCTGTTCTCGAACTGGGTGGCGCAAGTGTCCGGTGTCACCTTGTGGACCACCAACAAAGTGGATGTAAAATTCAGGATGATGAGCAACTTGGTGTTGACGGCGAATTTCGTGCCCAATCGGTTCATCCCAATGAAAGGTGACTATCTGGGTATGTTTGCCCCGACCAACGATGCCAGCGTGGACTGGACCAACGCTGGCGCGGTGAAACTTTCCCTGACGGATCAAGGGACATTCACCGCCCAACTGATGTATCAAGGCAAAGTCTATCCCTGGGCGGGAGCTTTTGATCTGAGCGGCCAATATTCCAACGTCATTTCACGTGGCAAGGAATCGGCGCTGCCGGTTCAAATACAACTGCAAACCGGTGCCTTGAGCATTGATGGCTTTATCGGATTGGGTAATGGCGTAAATGTACCTCTCTGGGCGGATGGTAAACTGGTCGCCAAAAACACGCCCTTCAAAGGCACCTATACCTTGCAGCCGACCAATGACCTGGGGGTGTTGACGGTCAAAGTATTGGCGACCGGTGCGGCCACGCTGAGCGGAAAACTGGCCGATAAGACAGTGGTAAACCAAGCCTCTAGTATTACCACGAACGGCGTTTTGGTGATTTACCAGTCCTTGTATCTCAATAAGGGAATGCTATTGGGCTGGATTCAATGTCAAACCAACGGTGACGGCGAGTTGCATTGGCAGAAACCCGCTCCGCAGCCCGATCCGCAAGGGTTCAAGCGCAGTGTCATCGTGACGGTGCGTTAA
- a CDS encoding excinuclease ABC subunit UvrC, protein MPATEQIRKKLSELPHKPGVYLMKDRFGTVIYVGKARDLRKRVNQYFHPSRRMGWDLKLNALVEAIYDLDAHVVRSEPEALLLEGRLIKEFQPRYNISFRDDKRFPLVKVNLNDPIPRFTLTRLRQEDGARYFGPFTNSTALRNTLTLVRRTFNLRGCRPLTPDASDYKHCLYGHLKFCTAPCIGNVSREQYLAQVKAACDFLDGQCGELATQLEAEMKRAAAAQEYEKAAQLRDALTDLKATTAKMNKFVRTPYTLPVAMSPAADLAELAKVLGLPGPPERIEGFDISNISGTFAVASMVSFKHGRPDRANYRRFRIKSVIGQDDFACMAETIQRRYTRMLKEAGEQGREPAAVLPSLILIDGGKGQLNAAGAELDKLGLGGIPILGLAKEFEEIYRPGISEPLRLSLDSGALKLLQRVRDESHRVANAYNAQLRLQKISESILDEFPGMGEQRKAVLLKKFGSLQRLRLATVEEIAGVPGFGGKAAGELKTFLEARGTQARQPEVGA, encoded by the coding sequence ATGCCTGCGACCGAGCAGATACGGAAAAAGCTGAGTGAACTACCGCATAAGCCGGGCGTGTACCTGATGAAGGACCGCTTCGGCACGGTGATCTATGTGGGCAAGGCTCGCGATCTGCGCAAGCGCGTGAACCAGTATTTCCATCCCTCGCGCCGGATGGGTTGGGATTTGAAGCTGAACGCGCTGGTGGAGGCTATTTATGATCTGGATGCGCATGTGGTGCGCAGCGAGCCCGAGGCGCTGTTGCTGGAAGGTCGGCTGATCAAGGAATTCCAACCGCGCTACAACATCAGCTTCCGCGATGACAAGCGGTTCCCGCTGGTGAAGGTAAACCTGAATGACCCTATCCCGCGGTTCACGCTGACCCGCCTGCGGCAGGAGGATGGCGCGCGCTATTTCGGGCCGTTCACCAATTCGACGGCCTTGCGCAACACGCTTACGCTGGTGCGGCGCACGTTTAATTTGCGCGGCTGCCGTCCGCTGACCCCGGATGCAAGCGATTACAAGCATTGCCTGTACGGGCATTTGAAGTTTTGCACCGCGCCCTGCATCGGCAACGTCAGTCGCGAGCAGTACCTGGCGCAGGTCAAGGCGGCCTGTGATTTTCTTGACGGCCAATGCGGGGAGTTAGCCACGCAGCTTGAAGCCGAGATGAAAAGGGCCGCCGCCGCCCAGGAGTATGAAAAGGCCGCGCAGTTGCGGGATGCGCTGACGGATTTGAAAGCGACCACCGCGAAGATGAACAAGTTTGTGCGCACACCTTACACGTTGCCGGTGGCGATGAGTCCGGCGGCGGACCTCGCGGAGCTGGCCAAGGTGCTGGGGTTGCCCGGGCCGCCGGAACGCATCGAGGGGTTCGACATTTCCAACATCAGCGGGACGTTTGCGGTGGCCTCGATGGTGAGCTTCAAGCACGGGCGTCCAGACCGGGCAAACTATCGCCGGTTCAGAATCAAATCGGTGATTGGGCAGGATGATTTTGCGTGTATGGCGGAAACCATTCAGCGCCGGTACACCCGGATGCTGAAGGAAGCCGGTGAGCAGGGCAGGGAACCGGCGGCGGTTTTGCCATCGCTGATCCTGATTGACGGCGGCAAAGGGCAGTTGAATGCCGCGGGTGCCGAATTGGACAAGCTGGGATTGGGTGGGATTCCGATTTTGGGATTGGCCAAGGAATTCGAGGAAATCTATCGGCCCGGCATCAGCGAGCCGCTGCGGTTGTCGCTGGATTCCGGGGCGCTGAAATTGCTGCAACGGGTGCGGGATGAATCGCATCGGGTAGCCAATGCGTACAACGCGCAGCTACGTCTGCAAAAAATTTCGGAAAGTATTCTCGACGAATTCCCCGGTATGGGCGAACAACGGAAGGCGGTCTTGTTGAAGAAATTTGGATCGCTGCAACGGTTGCGGCTGGCCACCGTCGAGGAAATTGCCGGGGTGCCCGGTTTTGGCGGGAAAGCCGCCGGGGAATTAAAGACATTTTTGGAAGCGCGCGGCACGCAGGCGCGGCAACCGGAGGTCGGGGCCTGA